A genome region from Gadus chalcogrammus isolate NIFS_2021 chromosome 7, NIFS_Gcha_1.0, whole genome shotgun sequence includes the following:
- the rad50 gene encoding DNA repair protein RAD50 encodes MSRIDKMSILGVRSFGVEDKDKQVISFFSPLTVLVGPNGAGKTTIIECLKYASSGELPPGAKGAAFVHDPKDAHETDVRAQIRLVFTDVNGEKVAIQRSMSCTQKAKNYTFKTLEGVITRIKQEKKISISSKCGELDREMISGLGVSKSVLNNVIFCHQEESNWPLSEGKALKEKFDSIFAATKYIKALETMRQLRLKKGQIVRECQVELRYLKQMKEKALQIEEMLAAKEAQLMASRDSVQRVEGQIEPLENRQMDIDTKLGKVMKLDNDIKALDSRRKQMEEDNKDLEETMEQVFQGSDDQLQDLYQNHQKTVREKERRLTDGQKELERAARECQRLTRVKSELLVEQGRLDQEADRHSTNITNRDAQVRSLSSYLELDGFDRTPFIQSQLQSFHRHVTERLEQEKRAANQIMADLQEKEQQKQQAMDETRDRKTGLESVVALKRDLQARKQQELRNLRADLERLDGSSGRLQELENELAKHERELQTAVQSSSVEALRAEVVLLQGEREELDARRRRLDQEMDTLNTHTTTRTQMDMLQKDKTEKEEQVRRIKSRHTEDLVSLLGHFPTKLKLEDWIHTKSKEINATREKLARLNKELASSEQNKSYMSAELRRKEQQLSSDEEKFFEVCGSQDLEQDLGKLQEELEKTSKQRAMLAGATAVYTQFISQLTEDNGPCCPVCQRTFPSEVELDEVVSDMQSKLRLVPDKLKNTEQELRRKEGRRDQMMALRPVRVSMEKLQKEELPELRNRLQAVNRSIERLKRDVEEQETGLSVMISEEETAKACLQDIALMDRFLLDLKEVDRKIAQQEARLQGVDLSRTVQQVSQEKQETQHRLDTTSSKVELKRKLIQDQQERVQSLRSAVNETRGQKLQLSSDMQQQQALTAQSVETTTEVQSLTREIRDAKEQLAPISAMLEKLQQEREELVVRRRQKQDEGQEKMNTIKDKVKNISTLERDISRYTEEGKQEHKEQKESELHDTNGQLHEAEKHKEKITKEMGAVRQDIDTQKVQERWLQDNLTLRRRGEELKEVLSRREALLKDMGNMQVMQLRQERREVERKVEELKKTRSIAQGRQNGFEEEILHCRKELREDQYNKADERFRDKMIVMRTTELVNKDLDIYYKALDQTIMKFHSMKMDEINKIIRDLWRSTYRGQDIEYVEIRSDVDENSSAGVKRRTYNYRVVMMKGDTALDMRGRCSAGQKVLASLIIRLALAETFCLNCGILALDEPTTNLDRENIESLAHALVEIIKSRSRQRNFQLLIITHDEDFVELLGRSSYVEHFYRIRKNQEQNSEIIKCSITSLSSHLH; translated from the exons ATGTCAAGGATAGATAAGATGAGCATCCTGGGGGTGAGGAGTTTTGGCGTGgaggacaaagacaaacaagtcATCTCCTTCTTCAGCCCTCTCACCGTTCTGGTTGGACCCAATGGAGCAGGAAAAACT ACTATCATAGAGTGCCTGAAGTATGCATCATCAGGAGAACTTCCCCCTGGAGCCAAAGGGGCTGCCTTCGTCCACGACCCTAAA GACGCCCATGAGACGGATGTGCGAGCCCAGATCCGTCTGGTGTTCACCGACGTGAACGGGGAGAAGGTAGCCATACAGCGCTCCATGTCCTGCACACAGAAGGCAAAGAACTACACCTTCAAGACCCTAGAGGGCGTCATAACCCGTATCAA GCAAGAGAAGAAGATAAGCATCTCCTCCAAGTGTGGTGAGCTGGACCGGGAGATGATCTCCGGTCTTGGCGTGTCCAAGTCGGTGCTGAACAATGTCATCTTCTGCCACCAAGAGGAGTCCAACTGGCCCCTCAGCGAGGGAAAGGCCCTCAAGGAGAAGTTTGACTCCATCTTTGCAGCCACAAA GTACATCAAGGCCCTGGAAACCATGCGGCAGCTGCGCCTGAAGAAGGGCCAGATCGTGCGGGAGTGCCAGGTGGAGCTACGCTACCTGAAGCAGATGAAGGAGAAGGCTCTGCAGATCGAGGAGATGCTGGCCGCCAAGGAGGCCCAGCTAATGGCATCCAGGGACAGCGTGCAGCGGGTCGAGGGCCAGATCGAGCCCCTCGAG aACCGGCAGATGGACATCGACACAAAGCTGGGCAAGGTGATGAAGCTGGACAACGACATCAAGGCCCTGGACAGCAGGAGGAAACAGATGGAGGAGGACAACAAGGACCTGGAGGAGACTATGGAACAG GTGTTCCAGGGTTCTGACGACCAGCTGCAGGACCTATACCAGAACCACCAGAAGACGGtgcgggagaaggagaggaggctgaCTGACGGGCagaaggagctggagagagCCGCCCGCGAGTGCCAGAGACTCACCAGGGTCAAGTCTGAGCTGCTGGTGGAACAGG GTCGTTTGGACCAGGAGGCCGACCGCCACTCGACCAACATAACAAACCGCGACGCCCAG GTGCGCTCCCTGTCCTCCTACCTGGAGCTGGACGGCTTCGACCGCACGCCCTTCATCCAATCCCAGCTGCAGAGCTTCCACCGCCACGTCACCGAGaggctggagcaggagaagcGGGCGGCCAATCAGATCATG GCGGacctgcaggagaaggagcagcagaagcagcaggccATGGACGAGACGCGGGACAGGAAGACGGGGCTGGAGAGCGTGGTGGCGCTGAAGAGAGACCTGCAGGCTCGCAAGCAGCAGGAGCTGAGGAACCTGAGGGCCGACCTGGAGCGGCTGGACGGCTCCTCGGGCCGGCTGCAGGAGCTGGAGAACGAGCTGGCCAAGCAT GAGCGCGAGCTGCAGACGGCGGTGCAGAGCTCCAGCGTGGAGGCCCTGAGGGccgaggtggtgctgctgcaggGGGAGCGGGAGGAGCTGGACGCCAGGCGACGGCGGCTGGACCAGGAGATGGAcacgctcaacacacacaccaccacgcgCACGCAGATGGACATGCTGCAGAAAGAcaag acggagaaggaggagcaggtgcgCAGGATCAAGTCCCGCCACACTGAGGATCTGGTGTCTCTGCTGGGTCACTTCCCCACCAAGCTGAAGCTGGAGGACTGGATCCACACCAAGTCTAAGGAGATCAACGCCACCCGGGAAAAGCTGGCCAGACTCAA TAAGGAGCTGGCCTCCAGCGAGCAGAACAAGAGCTACATGTCTGCCGAGCTGCGCAGGAAGGAGCAGCAGCTGTCCAGCGACGAGGAGAAGTTCTTTGAAGTGTGCGGCAGCCAGGACCTGGAGCAGGACCTGGGCAAGCTGCAGGAAGAGCTGGAGAAGACCTCCAAGCAGAGAG CCATGCTGGCGGGCGCCACGGCGGTGTACACGCAGTTCATCAGCCAGCTGACGGAGGACAATGGGCCCTGCTGCCCCGTGTGCCAGCGCACCTTCCCCTCGGAGGTGGAGCTCGACGAGGTGGTGAGCGACATGCAGTCTAAGCTGCGGCTGGTGCCCGACAAGCTGAAGAACACGGAGCAGGagctgaggaggaaggagggcagGCGGGACCAGATGATGGCTCTGCGGCCCGTCAG ggTGTCCATGGAGAAGCTCCAGAAGGAGGAGCTCCCCGAGCTGAGGAACCGGCTGCAGGCTGTGAACCGGAGCATCGAGAGGCTGAAGAGGGacgtggaggagcaggagacaggGCTGTCTGTGATGATCTCTGAGGAGGAGACGGCCAAGGCCTGCCTGCAGGACATCGCACTCATGGACCGCTTCCTG CTGGACCTGAAGGAGGTGGACAGGAAGATCGCCCAGCAGGAGGCCAGGCTGCAGGGAGTGGACCTGAGCCGCACTGTGCAGCAAGTCAGCCAGGAGAAACAGGAGACCCAGCACCGGCTGGACACCA CCTCCAGTAAGGTGGAGTTGAAGCGCAAGCTGATCCAGGACCAGCAGGAGCGCGTGCAGAGCCTGCGCAGCGCGGTCAACGAGACGCGCGGCCAGAAGCTGCAGCTGAGCAGCgacatgcagcagcagcaggcgctGACCGCCCAGAGTGTGGAGACCACCACGGAGGTCCAGAGCCTCACCAGGGAGAtccgg GACGCCAAGGAGCAGCTGGCCCCCATCTCAGCCATGTTGGAGAAGCTgcagcaggagagggaggagctggtggtccgCAGGAGACAGAAGCAGGACGAGGGACAAGAGAAG ATGAACACCATCAAGGACAAAGTGAAGAACATCAGCACGCTGGAGAGAGACATCAGCAGATACACGGAGGAGGGCAAACAGGAACACAAAGAG CAAAAAGAATCGGAGCTCCACGACACCAACGGGCAGCTTCACGAGGCCGAGAAACACAAGGAGAAGATCACCAAGGAGATGGGTGCCGTGCGGCAGGACATAGACACCCAGAAG gtgcaGGAGCGCTGGCTGCAGGACAACCTGACTCTGCGGCGGCGCGgtgaggagctgaaggaggtgcTGTCGCGGCGGGAGGCTCTGCTGAAGGACATGGGCAACATGCAGGTCATGCAGCTGCGCCA GGAGCGGCGAGAGGTGGAGCGGAAGGTGGAGGAGCTAAAGAAGACCCGCAGCATCGCACAGGGTCGCCAGAACGGCTTTGAGGAAGAGATCCTCCACtgcag GAAGGAGCTGCGCGAGGACCAGTACAACAAGGCGGACGAGCGTTTCCGGGACAAGATGATCGTGATGAGGACCACTGAGCTGGTCAACAAGGACCTGGACATCTACTACAAGGCCCTGGACCA AACCATCATGAAGTTTCACAGTATGAAAATGGACGAGATCAACAAGATAATCCGAGACCTGTGGCGTAGCACGTAcaggggtcaag acATAGAGTACGTGGAGATCAGGTCTGACGTGGATGAGAACTCGTCGGCGGGGGTGAAGAGGAGGACCTACAACTACcgggtggtgatgatgaagggAGACACGGCCCTGGACATGAGGGGCCGCTGCAGCGCCGGACAGAAg gtgctGGCTTCCCTGATCATCCGCCTGGCCCTGGCCGAGACGTTCTGTCTGAACTGTGGCATCCTGGCGCTGGATGAACCCACCACCAACCTGGACCGAGAGAACATCGAGTCCCTGGCCCACGCCCTCGTCGA GATCATCAAGAGCCGCTCCCGCCAGCGCAACTTCCAGCTGCTGATCATCACCCACGACGAGGACTTTGTGGAGCTGCTGGGCCGCTCCAGCTACGTGGAGCACTTCTACCGCATCCGCAAGAACCAGGAGCAGAACTCTGAGATCATCAAGTGTAGcatcacctccctctcctcccacctccactgA
- the taf9 gene encoding transcription initiation factor TFIID subunit 9 isoform X2, whose protein sequence is MASPKTLPKDAQVMIQILKDMGITEYEPRVINQMLEFTYRYVTTIIEDAKIYATHAKKSTVDAEDIKLAIQCRMDQSFTSPPPRDFLLEVARQKNGTPLPLIKPYTGPRLPPDRYCLTAPNYRLKSIQKKVSSSGGRITVPRLSVGSVSSRPGTPTLGTPSVTPKVATPLSLSGQRFTVQIPNSQTAVSKTVTPSTPTVQNVLINPSLIGSKNILITTKMVSQSSASESLKRKHEDDDDYDNL, encoded by the exons GAGTACGAGCCCAGAGTCATCAACCAGATGTTGGAGTTTACATACA GATATGTAACCACCATTATTGAGGATGCTAAAATCTATGCTACGCACGCCAAGAAATCTACCGTAGACGCAGAGGACATTAAGCTGGCCATCCAGTGTCGCATGGACCAGTCGTTCACCTCGCCGCCGCCCAGAGAC TTTCTTCTTGAGGTTGCCAGGCAGAAGAATGGGACGCCTCTTCCTCTGATCAAGCCGTACACCGGCCCCcggctgccccccgaccgctaCTGCCTCACCGCCCCCAACTACAGACTCAAGTCCATCCAGAAAAAG GTTTCATCGTCGGGGGGAAGGATAACAGTACCGCGCCTCAGTGTTGGATCGGTGTCCAGCAGGCCCGGCACACCAACCCTGG GCACCCCCTCTGTCACCCCCAAGGTCGCGACCCCTTTGTCCTTGTCTGGCCAGCGCTTCACTGTTCAGATCCCCAATTCTCAGACTGCCGTGTCCAAAACAG TCACGCCTTCCACTCCCACGGTGCAGAACGTCCTGATCAACccgtctctgattggctcaaagaacatcctcatcaccaccaaGATGGTGTCGCAGAGCTCCGCCAGCGAGTCGCTGAAGAGGAAGcacgaggacgacgacgactacGACAACCTATGA
- the taf9 gene encoding transcription initiation factor TFIID subunit 9 isoform X1 yields the protein MASPKTLPKDAQVMIQILKDMGITEYEPRVINQMLEFTYRYVTTIIEDAKIYATHAKKSTVDAEDIKLAIQCRMDQSFTSPPPRDFLLEVARQKNGTPLPLIKPYTGPRLPPDRYCLTAPNYRLKSIQKKVSSSGGRITVPRLSVGSVSSRPGTPTLGTPSVTPKVATPLSLSGQRFTVQIPNSQTAVSKTGTTKPSQFVFSTRNQVTPSTPTVQNVLINPSLIGSKNILITTKMVSQSSASESLKRKHEDDDDYDNL from the exons GAGTACGAGCCCAGAGTCATCAACCAGATGTTGGAGTTTACATACA GATATGTAACCACCATTATTGAGGATGCTAAAATCTATGCTACGCACGCCAAGAAATCTACCGTAGACGCAGAGGACATTAAGCTGGCCATCCAGTGTCGCATGGACCAGTCGTTCACCTCGCCGCCGCCCAGAGAC TTTCTTCTTGAGGTTGCCAGGCAGAAGAATGGGACGCCTCTTCCTCTGATCAAGCCGTACACCGGCCCCcggctgccccccgaccgctaCTGCCTCACCGCCCCCAACTACAGACTCAAGTCCATCCAGAAAAAG GTTTCATCGTCGGGGGGAAGGATAACAGTACCGCGCCTCAGTGTTGGATCGGTGTCCAGCAGGCCCGGCACACCAACCCTGG GCACCCCCTCTGTCACCCCCAAGGTCGCGACCCCTTTGTCCTTGTCTGGCCAGCGCTTCACTGTTCAGATCCCCAATTCTCAGACTGCCGTGTCCAAAACAGGTACCACCAAGCCTAGTCAGTTTGTGTTCTCAACCCGCAATCAAG TCACGCCTTCCACTCCCACGGTGCAGAACGTCCTGATCAACccgtctctgattggctcaaagaacatcctcatcaccaccaaGATGGTGTCGCAGAGCTCCGCCAGCGAGTCGCTGAAGAGGAAGcacgaggacgacgacgactacGACAACCTATGA